From a single Chloracidobacterium thermophilum B genomic region:
- the hpnD gene encoding presqualene diphosphate synthase HpnD, whose product MDHTLQPSVTAVAEGITHRSRTNFLYSFLILPRAQRRAIETVYAFCRIVDDIVDGDSVDTTNPQRELDRWRGEIHACFNGQTPRHPVARELKAILQAFPIPEEHFLALIRGMEMDLVRRRYATFAELDEYCYHVASVIGLMCIEIFGYRHASARDYAIHLGKALQLINIVRDVPEDAARGRVYLPLDEMARFGVTEEALRAGVYDESFIQLAAQQAARARRFRFQALAALRCEDRPAMVAAEIMATIYFKLLDQMEAMRFNVFHHRPRLSKLQKALIAATLLLKSRLLPFGKE is encoded by the coding sequence ATGGACCATACACTCCAGCCTTCGGTCACGGCTGTTGCGGAAGGCATCACCCACCGTTCACGTACTAACTTCCTCTACTCGTTTCTCATCCTGCCCCGGGCGCAACGGCGTGCCATTGAAACTGTCTATGCGTTTTGCCGCATCGTGGACGACATCGTGGATGGCGACAGTGTGGACACCACCAACCCCCAAAGGGAACTCGACCGCTGGCGCGGCGAAATCCATGCCTGCTTCAACGGACAGACCCCCCGCCATCCGGTAGCCCGCGAACTCAAAGCCATCCTGCAGGCCTTTCCCATCCCCGAAGAGCACTTTCTGGCGCTCATCCGTGGCATGGAAATGGACCTGGTGCGCCGCCGCTACGCGACATTTGCGGAACTGGATGAGTATTGCTATCACGTCGCCTCGGTCATCGGGCTGATGTGCATTGAAATCTTCGGCTACCGGCACGCCAGCGCCCGCGACTATGCTATCCATCTGGGCAAGGCACTCCAGCTTATCAACATCGTCCGGGACGTACCGGAAGATGCGGCCCGGGGGCGGGTCTATCTGCCGCTCGATGAAATGGCCCGGTTTGGCGTGACGGAAGAAGCTTTGCGGGCCGGGGTTTACGACGAATCCTTCATCCAGTTGGCGGCACAGCAAGCGGCGCGGGCGCGCCGTTTTCGCTTTCAGGCTCTGGCAGCGCTGCGCTGTGAAGACCGGCCCGCCATGGTGGCGGCTGAAATCATGGCGACGATTTACTTCAAACTGCTCGACCAGATGGAGGCGATGCGGTTTAATGTTTTTCACCATCGCCCACGTCTGTCCAAGCTTCAGAAAGCGCTGATTGCGGCAACGCTTTTGCTCAAGTCGCGCCTGTTGCCCTTTGGAAAGGAGTAG
- a CDS encoding circularly permuted type 2 ATP-grasp protein — protein sequence MFEDYDVGDFYDEMFLMPGVPRPEAAFLMQTLSLLRDEEILRRQATAEQSLLHLGITFNVYGSPDGVEKIFPFDLIPRVIAAREWAWIEAGLQQRIRALNAFIADVYGEQRILRDGVIPSDLVLTNPAYLEACRGLRPPHDIWCHITGTDLVRDRDGQIYVLEDNLRCPSGVSYVLGNRSVMKYTLPQLFEAATIRPVSTYPSKLLETLKRLAPEHILDPTVVVLTPGVANSAYFEHSFLAQQMGVELVEGRDLVVDGGLVKMRTTRGLKPVDVIYRRIDDTFLDPETFRPDSLLGVPGLMQVYRSGRVALANAPGTGVADDKAIYAYVPDIIRYYLSETPILPNVPTYLCRDPEARAYVLDHLEQLVVKTTGGSGGYGMLVGPTSTALERDAFRERILARPEEYIAQPALRLSRVPTIVGDRIEGRHVDLRPYILYGEDIFVLPGGLTRVALRRGSLVVNSSQGGGSKDTWVLADDHDLTRP from the coding sequence ATGTTCGAGGACTACGATGTTGGCGACTTCTATGATGAAATGTTCCTGATGCCGGGTGTGCCGCGCCCGGAAGCGGCCTTCCTCATGCAAACGCTGTCCCTGCTACGCGATGAGGAAATCCTCCGGCGGCAGGCCACGGCCGAGCAGTCCCTGCTGCACCTGGGCATCACCTTCAACGTCTATGGCAGCCCGGACGGCGTCGAGAAAATCTTTCCCTTCGACCTCATTCCCCGTGTCATTGCCGCCCGTGAATGGGCCTGGATTGAAGCCGGTCTCCAGCAGCGGATTCGGGCGCTCAATGCCTTCATTGCCGATGTGTACGGCGAACAGCGGATTCTGCGCGATGGCGTCATCCCCTCTGACCTTGTCCTCACCAATCCGGCGTATCTCGAGGCCTGCCGTGGCTTGCGTCCGCCGCACGACATCTGGTGCCACATCACGGGCACCGATCTGGTCCGCGACCGCGACGGGCAAATCTACGTCCTGGAAGACAACCTGCGCTGTCCGTCGGGTGTGTCGTATGTGCTCGGCAACCGCTCGGTGATGAAGTACACCCTGCCGCAGCTCTTTGAAGCGGCCACGATTCGCCCGGTTTCAACCTACCCCAGCAAGCTGCTTGAAACGCTCAAGCGGCTGGCACCGGAGCACATCCTTGACCCAACTGTGGTCGTACTGACGCCGGGTGTGGCGAACTCGGCCTACTTCGAGCATTCCTTCCTGGCGCAGCAAATGGGTGTCGAACTGGTGGAAGGACGCGACCTTGTGGTGGACGGCGGACTGGTCAAGATGCGGACGACCCGCGGCCTCAAGCCGGTGGATGTCATTTACCGCCGGATTGACGATACGTTTCTCGATCCCGAAACCTTCCGCCCGGATTCCCTGCTGGGCGTCCCGGGCCTGATGCAGGTCTATCGGTCCGGCCGGGTCGCACTGGCGAATGCCCCCGGTACGGGCGTCGCCGACGACAAAGCCATCTACGCCTACGTTCCCGACATCATCCGCTATTACCTGTCCGAAACGCCGATCCTGCCAAACGTGCCGACCTACCTGTGCCGCGACCCGGAAGCGCGGGCTTACGTTCTCGATCATCTGGAGCAGCTTGTGGTCAAAACGACCGGCGGCTCAGGCGGGTACGGCATGCTGGTCGGCCCGACTTCGACGGCGCTGGAACGCGATGCCTTCCGGGAACGCATCCTGGCGCGGCCGGAGGAGTACATTGCCCAGCCGGCGCTGCGCCTGTCGCGCGTCCCAACGATTGTCGGCGACCGCATCGAGGGGCGCCATGTGGACCTGCGCCCGTACATCCTCTATGGCGAAGACATCTTCGTGCTGCCCGGCGGACTGACGCGCGTGGCGCTGCGCCGTGGCTCGCTGGTGGTCAACTCCTCACAGGGCGGCGGCAGCAAAGACACCTGGGTGCTGGCCGATGACCACGACCTGACCCGGCCGTAG
- a CDS encoding BsuBI/PstI family type II restriction endonuclease, with protein sequence MGDRAGTQAADRVSEALNILRALGVPQKQQNERSALTLLALLGLTPEKGWTQAADPCLGINQMMKHFEQHFGKRYAPNTRETVRRSTIHQFVQMGLVLANPDRPDRPVNSPKNCYQVAPALLELVRAYGTASWDESLKNFVTSAEALRRLQPRERVMPLIPVTLPDGRQLDLTAGGQNPLVKQIVEEFCPRFTPGGVLVYVGDAGRKQRHLETDYLTKLGVVLDEHGKMPDVIVHLPEKHWLVLIEAVTSHGPINVKRQHELRELFKKVPAGLVFVTAFPTRRAMARYLSEIAWETEVWVAEAPGHIIHFNGERFPGPYE encoded by the coding sequence ATGGGTGACCGGGCCGGGACTCAGGCGGCCGACAGAGTATCGGAGGCACTGAACATCCTCCGGGCGCTTGGTGTCCCACAAAAACAGCAAAACGAGCGGTCGGCGCTGACTCTACTTGCATTGCTCGGACTGACGCCAGAGAAAGGCTGGACTCAGGCGGCGGACCCATGCCTTGGCATCAATCAAATGATGAAGCATTTCGAGCAGCACTTCGGCAAAAGGTATGCTCCGAACACCCGCGAAACCGTCCGGCGCTCCACGATTCATCAATTCGTCCAAATGGGTCTGGTTCTGGCAAACCCGGACAGACCTGACCGTCCGGTGAACAGTCCTAAAAATTGTTACCAAGTCGCACCGGCCCTGTTGGAACTCGTCAGGGCATACGGCACAGCTTCCTGGGACGAGTCTCTCAAAAACTTCGTGACCAGCGCAGAAGCGCTCCGCCGGTTACAGCCAAGAGAGCGGGTGATGCCCTTGATTCCGGTCACGCTGCCCGATGGCCGTCAGCTTGACCTCACGGCTGGCGGGCAAAACCCATTGGTGAAACAGATCGTGGAAGAGTTTTGCCCGCGCTTCACGCCCGGCGGCGTGCTGGTCTACGTGGGCGACGCTGGCAGGAAACAGCGACACCTAGAGACAGACTATCTCACGAAGCTCGGCGTGGTGCTTGATGAGCATGGCAAAATGCCAGACGTTATCGTTCATTTGCCGGAGAAGCATTGGCTTGTTCTCATCGAGGCTGTCACCAGTCATGGTCCCATCAACGTCAAGCGTCAGCACGAACTCAGGGAGCTGTTCAAAAAGGTCCCGGCTGGCCTGGTTTTCGTCACCGCCTTCCCTACCCGTCGGGCGATGGCCAGGTATCTCTCCGAAATCGCATGGGAGACGGAGGTTTGGGTCGCAGAAGCGCCAGGTCACATTATCCATTTCAACGGTGAACGCTTTCCTGGTCCGTATGAATGA
- a CDS encoding WG repeat-containing protein: MHHFLHRLMTLVILIGLPAMAATAQEKPRSPKAAAARAASEQKTTPTSSTEDMLYWIREDGKFGYIDNTGKVVIPVQYENTFGFREGLAGVRINGKHGYIDRTGRLVIPAIFDSTYAFREGLAWVKQDGKYGYIDKTGKMVIPPQFDDAEDFSEGLAAVKVGNLYGYIDRTGKMVIPPQFSHTHRFMGGVAQVVVDKRTAYIDRTGRVLWVQKDSPKESSREGHEGGKPHKH, encoded by the coding sequence ATGCATCACTTCCTGCATCGTTTGATGACATTGGTCATTCTCATCGGGCTGCCGGCAATGGCCGCCACGGCACAGGAAAAACCCCGTTCCCCCAAAGCTGCCGCCGCAAGAGCGGCTTCGGAACAGAAAACGACGCCAACGTCATCCACGGAAGACATGCTCTACTGGATTCGGGAAGACGGCAAATTTGGCTACATTGACAACACCGGCAAGGTCGTCATTCCCGTCCAGTACGAAAACACCTTTGGCTTCCGGGAAGGGCTGGCCGGAGTACGCATCAACGGCAAGCACGGCTACATTGACCGCACGGGCAGGCTCGTCATTCCAGCCATCTTTGACAGCACCTATGCCTTCCGGGAAGGGCTGGCGTGGGTCAAACAGGACGGCAAGTACGGTTACATTGACAAAACCGGCAAGATGGTCATTCCACCGCAGTTTGACGATGCCGAAGACTTTTCCGAGGGACTGGCCGCGGTCAAAGTCGGCAATCTCTACGGCTACATTGACCGCACCGGCAAAATGGTCATTCCCCCCCAGTTTTCCCACACGCACCGCTTCATGGGCGGGGTGGCGCAGGTCGTGGTGGACAAGCGGACGGCCTACATTGACCGCACCGGGCGCGTGCTCTGGGTTCAGAAGGACAGTCCCAAAGAAAGCTCCAGGGAAGGCCACGAAGGCGGAAAGCCGCACAAGCACTGA
- the hpnC gene encoding squalene synthase HpnC translates to MSSSSLQLSPGAPSLEAAYAYCQRVALGHYENFPVGSLILPKNVRPHVYAIYAFARAADDFADEGTTPAAQRLANLADWRCQLEACTVGRPTHPVFLALGHTIQTHNLPQQLFHDLLDAFELDVRRARHATFEDLLDYSRCSANPVGRLMLLLFGHRDPVWHQMSDAICTALQLTNFWQDVAVDLRQNRVYLPLEEMTRHGYCEADLQAQRYTPAFVNLMSSLAARTEALFERGRPLCGLVPGRFGFELRLIWLGGMHILQALRRIEFNVFERRPTLDLRAKAALALGALRRATFSATTPPTTLQIPT, encoded by the coding sequence GTGTCATCTTCATCGCTCCAGCTTTCCCCTGGCGCCCCTTCCCTTGAAGCGGCTTATGCCTATTGCCAGCGCGTCGCTCTTGGCCATTACGAAAACTTCCCTGTCGGTTCACTGATCCTGCCCAAGAACGTGCGTCCGCACGTCTATGCCATTTACGCTTTCGCCCGCGCTGCTGATGACTTTGCCGACGAGGGGACAACGCCGGCCGCCCAGCGGCTCGCCAACCTGGCCGACTGGCGCTGCCAGCTCGAAGCCTGCACCGTGGGCCGCCCCACGCACCCCGTGTTTCTGGCCCTGGGCCATACCATTCAAACGCACAACCTGCCACAACAGCTTTTCCACGACCTGCTTGACGCCTTTGAACTCGATGTCCGCCGCGCGCGGCATGCGACGTTCGAGGACCTGCTGGACTACAGCCGGTGTTCAGCCAATCCGGTCGGGCGGCTCATGCTTTTGCTGTTCGGCCACCGCGATCCGGTGTGGCACCAGATGTCGGATGCCATCTGCACGGCGCTCCAGCTCACCAACTTCTGGCAGGATGTGGCCGTGGACCTGCGTCAGAACCGGGTGTATCTCCCGTTGGAGGAGATGACACGGCATGGCTACTGCGAAGCCGATTTGCAGGCACAGCGCTACACACCGGCCTTTGTGAACCTGATGTCCAGCCTGGCGGCGCGCACCGAGGCGCTGTTTGAGCGCGGCCGCCCCTTATGCGGACTCGTCCCCGGTCGTTTCGGGTTTGAACTGCGCCTTATCTGGCTGGGTGGTATGCACATTCTGCAGGCGCTGCGCCGCATTGAGTTCAACGTTTTTGAGCGGCGACCGACGCTTGACCTGCGCGCCAAAGCGGCCCTGGCTCTGGGTGCCTTGCGCCGGGCAACGTTTTCGGCCACCACCCCACCGACGACGCTTCAGATACCAACCTGA
- a CDS encoding DUF2059 domain-containing protein, with protein MPPILLQVSGRCFQPAATWLVGAGMVCLLYATDLAQQETRPRRVRPPVSSSQPVPVSQPDFTSPAASPSALSRDQREKRLIAAREFVVATGLPTICVRKLLDAFEEYLRKKPPKYQAQADIFMDFIEQCAGDEALSEEIATYLARNFEEQELLQLKAIAKTSAGRKIFYRFDNLPQAERLSDPDYLRLFDEQELKQFETFLRIPAFQKFSVRSAMLLGISTEIVAGKLESNRDELFRQMLDEMYRYQKEQPLPRD; from the coding sequence GTGCCGCCCATCCTGCTTCAGGTTTCCGGTCGTTGTTTCCAGCCAGCGGCGACATGGCTGGTTGGTGCCGGGATGGTCTGCCTGTTGTACGCTACGGACCTTGCGCAGCAGGAAACCCGGCCGCGCCGGGTGCGTCCGCCGGTCTCTTCCAGCCAGCCAGTCCCAGTTTCCCAGCCGGACTTCACTTCACCTGCCGCCAGTCCGTCCGCACTCAGCCGTGACCAGCGCGAAAAGAGGCTCATCGCCGCCCGTGAATTCGTTGTTGCAACGGGATTGCCGACTATCTGTGTCCGAAAGCTCCTGGATGCCTTTGAGGAGTACCTCCGTAAAAAACCGCCCAAGTACCAGGCGCAAGCCGACATTTTTATGGACTTCATCGAACAGTGTGCGGGAGATGAAGCGCTCTCCGAAGAAATCGCTACTTACCTGGCGCGAAACTTTGAAGAACAGGAATTACTCCAGCTCAAAGCCATTGCGAAGACCAGTGCCGGGCGGAAGATATTTTATCGCTTTGATAACCTTCCCCAAGCAGAGCGACTTAGCGACCCGGATTACCTGCGTCTCTTTGATGAACAGGAACTCAAACAGTTTGAGACGTTCCTGCGGATACCCGCTTTTCAGAAGTTTTCCGTCCGGTCGGCTATGTTGCTTGGCATCAGCACAGAAATCGTCGCGGGAAAGCTTGAGTCGAACCGCGATGAACTGTTCCGCCAGATGCTCGACGAGATGTACCGTTACCAAAAGGAACAACCTTTGCCCCGAGACTGA
- a CDS encoding tetratricopeptide repeat protein — protein MRALILLCMTLWLGAPAVAFPSLPGAQGAAAPDALAAYNQATQALSAGKYEEAIQLYTQAIERKADFPEAYNWRGFAYRATGRREEARRDFDRAIQLRPNYAKAYELRALTLYELGQYADAVKDYTEVFKLDPKSQSNIGYRGLCYFGLEQYDEAIRDFDAAIKASPREALWFVYRGRAYEAKRDSKRALSDYEQALLLDPNNVRARTARGVALYVQGQFERAIADFDVVLRTEPNNQDMLAYRGQAHIELKRFDQAVKDFDELVRLDPNNARGYVGRGFARYQVKDYALAKADFDRALELDPNTGKVFCYRAMTHREMGQLEAADADFRQCFTLDVGQKTVYGKAAEDVAAQLEAATPPPQTAPPRRQPPDDRAEPPDDSAGRRGRPRRVVTGMPPGQDTEPLPDDQPARPGRSTPRPNPAPTDPDPLPGGGMTTGGSSAGMVSSIGNTQALAFLRAIRDGNEARVRQMLQQGMSPNVVAANGMTALMIAADSGYGRIVQALLQAQADVSAVDSQGRTALMYAARTGNIECVTALLSRGGIGVDAQDEEGMTALMHAADRGHRAAVRAILARRPNVNVRSRTGMTAYTLAVRNGDIEIVNAIRAAGGR, from the coding sequence ATGCGTGCCCTGATCCTGCTTTGCATGACCCTGTGGCTCGGCGCTCCGGCCGTTGCCTTCCCGTCCCTCCCCGGCGCTCAGGGGGCGGCCGCACCGGATGCCCTTGCGGCCTACAACCAGGCCACCCAGGCGCTGTCGGCCGGAAAGTACGAAGAAGCCATCCAGTTGTACACCCAGGCCATCGAGCGGAAGGCAGACTTCCCGGAAGCCTACAACTGGCGCGGATTCGCCTACCGTGCCACCGGACGGCGCGAAGAAGCGCGCCGGGATTTCGACCGCGCCATCCAGTTACGCCCCAACTACGCCAAAGCCTATGAGCTGCGCGCCCTGACGCTCTATGAACTCGGCCAGTACGCCGATGCCGTCAAGGACTACACCGAGGTGTTCAAGCTCGATCCCAAGTCCCAGTCCAATATCGGCTACCGCGGCCTGTGCTATTTCGGGCTGGAGCAGTACGACGAGGCCATCCGTGACTTTGATGCCGCCATCAAGGCCAGCCCCCGTGAAGCGCTCTGGTTTGTCTATCGGGGACGGGCTTACGAGGCCAAACGCGACAGCAAACGCGCCCTGTCGGATTATGAGCAGGCGTTGCTGTTGGACCCGAACAATGTCCGGGCGCGGACGGCGCGGGGCGTGGCGCTCTACGTGCAGGGGCAGTTTGAACGCGCCATTGCCGATTTCGACGTGGTCCTGCGCACCGAACCGAACAATCAGGACATGCTGGCCTACCGTGGCCAGGCCCATATCGAACTCAAACGCTTCGACCAGGCAGTAAAGGACTTCGACGAACTCGTGCGGCTCGATCCCAACAACGCACGCGGTTACGTCGGACGCGGTTTTGCGCGCTATCAGGTCAAGGACTATGCACTGGCGAAAGCGGATTTTGACCGCGCACTGGAACTTGACCCCAACACGGGCAAGGTCTTTTGCTACCGCGCCATGACGCACCGTGAGATGGGGCAACTGGAAGCCGCCGATGCTGATTTCAGGCAGTGCTTCACGCTCGATGTCGGGCAGAAGACCGTGTACGGCAAGGCTGCCGAAGATGTGGCCGCACAGCTTGAGGCGGCCACACCACCGCCCCAGACCGCTCCACCACGCCGCCAACCGCCGGATGACCGCGCCGAACCGCCGGACGACTCTGCCGGGCGGCGTGGGCGTCCACGGCGGGTTGTAACCGGGATGCCTCCCGGCCAGGATACCGAGCCACTGCCGGATGACCAGCCGGCACGTCCGGGGCGTTCCACGCCGCGCCCGAACCCCGCCCCAACCGATCCGGACCCGCTGCCGGGCGGCGGGATGACCACCGGTGGCTCATCTGCCGGCATGGTATCAAGCATCGGGAACACTCAGGCATTGGCTTTTCTGCGGGCGATTCGGGACGGCAACGAAGCGCGCGTGCGGCAGATGCTTCAGCAGGGGATGTCGCCCAACGTGGTGGCAGCCAACGGCATGACGGCACTGATGATCGCGGCCGATAGTGGCTACGGGCGGATTGTCCAGGCATTGTTGCAGGCGCAGGCCGATGTCAGCGCGGTGGACAGCCAGGGACGAACGGCGCTCATGTATGCCGCGCGCACCGGCAACATCGAGTGTGTGACGGCGCTGCTCAGTCGGGGTGGCATCGGGGTTGATGCGCAGGATGAAGAAGGGATGACGGCGCTGATGCACGCCGCTGACCGGGGCCACCGGGCGGCCGTACGGGCGATTCTGGCCCGGCGTCCCAACGTCAATGTGCGCAGTCGCACCGGGATGACGGCCTACACGCTGGCCGTGCGCAACGGCGACATCGAAATCGTCAACGCCATCCGCGCTGCCGGCGGCCGCTAG
- a CDS encoding response regulator → MSPTLQKALRFTSRRLMAGFTLVVLIIGGLAVACSNLVRQLRAAEARVARSLEVLHLTADAREAALRTRLHVRGYVITGKETYVAEATQQIFQIQHILLQLQAKVGDHPSQREYIRQLEQVLLEGKNYLDWVIALRRTNREAAFEAVPGPTGNALAERMDQPLEAIVQIEQKQLGEALALARSSAEALEWLIIASVGIIAALLVVAYFIVARELNKRRTLLSQLEYARDAALTLARRQSDFLANMSHEIRTPMNGIMGTSELLLRTPLAPNQKDLAETIRYSAESLLVIINDILDFSKIEAGKLDFQVSDFDLRATVEQAVETVAATARKKSLELVTLVYRDVPEQLRGDAGRLRQVLLNLVGNAVKFTDRGEVVVRVTKQAETATHVTLKFSVTDTGIGIPKEFQEDIFEAFAQVDASRSRRFGGTGLGLAISKRLVQMMGGEIGVESEVGKGSTFWFTATLEKAEAGQPLSTYEMWFGLRALVVDDNTTNRTVLAQLLTDFGMFCEVVASPEEALAALQEAVTQGEPFRVALLDAYLPAIDGLSLLQRIRAEKAFDTLDCILLTPPPLPDPAELQRLGAAACLAKPVRMTALKEALRTALGRTRLPATKTNSQETPRPTLTTPTSVPRPDVTQTSQGHSPKTVLLVEDNPINQQVVRRMLEILGYQVCVAVNGFEALERLQTQPPDAILMDCQLPEMDGYTATQHIREQERTLGRHVPIIALTANALAGERDRCLAAGMDDYLAKPFRMKDLEEVMQRVLGAASQPTPAAQLEHRTGEIPTENAESEAALLDADAFWIGTGITPGSHGAQQLAQQIIATFQADAAAQMQELRAAMERQDAKEVRAIAHRLYGSAAQLGARQLAQVLKRLEKTPDTSTWPEQFRAVEEVLAATKCAFDETLQPDAAAPPPRG, encoded by the coding sequence ATGTCGCCAACACTTCAAAAAGCCCTTCGCTTTACAAGCCGTCGCCTGATGGCCGGGTTTACCCTTGTGGTGCTCATCATCGGCGGGCTGGCCGTGGCCTGCTCCAACCTCGTGCGACAGTTGCGCGCAGCCGAGGCCCGGGTGGCACGCAGTCTGGAAGTACTGCACCTGACGGCAGATGCCCGTGAAGCCGCGTTGCGTACGCGCCTTCACGTCCGCGGCTATGTCATCACCGGCAAAGAAACCTACGTCGCGGAAGCCACCCAGCAGATTTTTCAGATTCAGCACATCCTGCTCCAACTTCAGGCCAAGGTTGGGGATCATCCCTCCCAACGGGAATACATCCGGCAACTCGAACAAGTCCTTCTCGAAGGCAAAAACTATCTGGACTGGGTCATTGCGCTGCGGCGGACCAACCGTGAAGCAGCGTTCGAGGCGGTGCCCGGCCCTACCGGCAACGCCCTGGCCGAGCGCATGGATCAACCGCTGGAAGCTATTGTGCAGATCGAGCAAAAACAGTTGGGGGAAGCATTGGCGCTGGCGCGCAGCAGCGCCGAAGCCCTGGAGTGGCTCATCATCGCAAGCGTAGGCATCATCGCAGCCCTGCTTGTTGTGGCCTACTTCATCGTGGCGCGTGAACTCAACAAGCGCCGCACACTTCTTTCCCAACTCGAATACGCCCGTGATGCCGCCCTGACCCTGGCACGCCGGCAATCCGATTTCCTGGCCAACATGAGCCACGAAATCCGTACGCCGATGAACGGCATCATGGGCACGAGCGAACTGCTCCTGCGTACGCCCCTGGCTCCCAACCAGAAAGACCTGGCTGAAACCATCCGCTACAGCGCCGAGTCGCTTCTGGTCATCATCAACGACATTCTCGATTTCTCGAAGATTGAAGCCGGCAAGCTCGATTTCCAGGTGAGCGACTTTGACCTGCGGGCCACTGTGGAGCAGGCCGTGGAGACTGTGGCCGCCACGGCCCGCAAGAAATCCCTTGAACTCGTCACGCTGGTATACCGCGATGTGCCCGAACAGCTTCGTGGCGACGCCGGCCGGCTCCGGCAGGTGTTGCTCAATCTCGTGGGCAATGCTGTGAAGTTCACCGACCGGGGCGAAGTCGTCGTGCGGGTGACAAAGCAGGCTGAAACCGCAACCCACGTCACCCTGAAGTTTTCCGTAACCGACACCGGGATTGGCATCCCCAAAGAGTTTCAGGAAGACATTTTTGAGGCATTTGCCCAGGTGGATGCCTCGCGGTCACGCCGTTTCGGCGGGACGGGTCTGGGACTGGCTATTTCCAAACGGCTCGTCCAGATGATGGGCGGCGAGATAGGCGTGGAAAGCGAAGTGGGCAAGGGTTCAACGTTCTGGTTTACCGCCACGCTCGAAAAAGCCGAGGCGGGGCAGCCGCTCTCCACTTACGAAATGTGGTTTGGGTTGCGGGCGCTGGTTGTGGACGACAACACCACTAACCGCACAGTGCTGGCGCAACTGCTGACCGACTTTGGCATGTTTTGCGAAGTCGTGGCCAGCCCGGAGGAAGCTCTCGCCGCTCTACAGGAAGCTGTGACACAGGGCGAGCCATTCCGGGTGGCGCTGCTGGATGCCTACCTGCCGGCGATAGATGGGTTGTCGCTGCTACAGCGTATTCGGGCGGAAAAGGCCTTTGACACCTTGGACTGCATTTTGCTCACACCGCCGCCATTGCCCGACCCGGCCGAACTCCAGCGGCTGGGGGCAGCGGCCTGCCTTGCCAAGCCGGTACGGATGACGGCACTCAAGGAAGCGCTTCGGACGGCGTTGGGCCGAACCCGCCTGCCTGCCACGAAGACCAACTCGCAGGAAACCCCACGCCCCACCCTCACCACGCCCACCAGTGTGCCCCGGCCGGACGTCACCCAAACCAGCCAAGGCCACTCGCCGAAAACCGTCCTGCTGGTTGAAGACAATCCCATCAACCAGCAGGTGGTGCGCCGCATGCTGGAAATCCTCGGCTACCAGGTTTGTGTGGCGGTCAATGGATTTGAAGCCCTCGAACGGCTCCAGACCCAGCCACCGGACGCCATTCTTATGGACTGTCAGCTACCTGAAATGGACGGCTACACCGCCACGCAGCACATTCGGGAGCAGGAACGCACACTGGGACGCCACGTGCCCATCATTGCACTTACGGCTAATGCCCTGGCCGGCGAACGCGACCGCTGCCTGGCAGCCGGGATGGACGATTACCTGGCCAAACCCTTCAGGATGAAAGACCTCGAAGAGGTGATGCAGCGGGTGCTGGGCGCGGCTTCACAGCCGACACCAGCCGCACAGTTGGAACACCGCACCGGAGAAATCCCGACTGAAAACGCGGAAAGTGAGGCCGCCCTGCTGGATGCGGATGCGTTCTGGATTGGCACCGGCATCACCCCCGGAAGCCACGGCGCCCAGCAACTGGCACAGCAGATTATCGCTACGTTTCAGGCCGATGCCGCGGCCCAGATGCAGGAACTACGTGCGGCCATGGAACGGCAGGACGCCAAAGAGGTGCGCGCCATTGCCCACCGTCTCTACGGCAGTGCCGCCCAGCTTGGCGCACGCCAACTGGCACAGGTGCTCAAACGCCTCGAAAAAACACCGGACACCAGCACGTGGCCCGAGCAATTCCGGGCTGTGGAAGAAGTGCTTGCGGCTACCAAGTGTGCCTTTGATGAAACGCTGCAGCCGGATGCCGCTGCCCCTCCGCCGCGTGGCTAG
- a CDS encoding DUF2059 domain-containing protein encodes MAAQELLELTGFPSLVKQTSIRILRKEIRKRPEMREAGNIIRDFLEDRISTQIISEEMAKYLADRFDEQELRQLKAILDTSTGRKMFTSFETLPTDDRVRKASYLDLFDEQEKKEFQTFYRLTVFQRFSDYTSMLLRIGMQSFQEQFKLQEKDFVKELVLQPREQQPKP; translated from the coding sequence ATGGCCGCACAGGAACTGCTTGAACTGACCGGATTCCCTTCCCTTGTCAAGCAGACCTCTATCAGGATCCTGCGGAAGGAAATACGCAAACGTCCCGAAATGCGTGAAGCGGGAAACATCATTCGTGACTTTCTCGAAGATCGCATCTCGACACAAATCATTTCAGAAGAAATGGCCAAGTATCTGGCTGACAGATTCGACGAGCAGGAACTACGCCAACTCAAAGCTATCCTGGATACCAGCACCGGACGCAAAATGTTTACCAGCTTTGAGACCCTGCCGACAGATGATCGGGTCCGGAAAGCCAGTTACCTTGACCTTTTTGATGAACAGGAGAAAAAAGAGTTTCAAACATTCTACCGGCTCACCGTCTTTCAGAGATTTTCTGACTACACCTCAATGTTGCTTCGGATTGGAATGCAGAGCTTTCAGGAGCAGTTCAAGCTTCAGGAAAAAGATTTTGTCAAGGAGCTTGTCCTCCAGCCTCGGGAACAACAGCCAAAACCATAG